The following are from one region of the Silene latifolia isolate original U9 population chromosome 9, ASM4854445v1, whole genome shotgun sequence genome:
- the LOC141599772 gene encoding disease resistance protein RPM1-like: MAETIVAFAIDKLLQIANTEADLVGSLPGEIKSISRELQSIKAILKDAEKKAEDDDGIKVWVSQVREVAYQIEDALDDYLFLKHERVNQPVTPPRSCFNLFRVGQCFFQHRTKHDLVITIKMIREEIGEINRRRERYEFMTTERVHPEHTSSWQDICALYVDDSELVGIEEPKNEVRRLLGQNALVALVGMGGLGKSTLARKLYNQVRRRFHIYAWVTVSRSYSVVDVLRSIYKQFLESAQEDSNWVQLDDSLQNRMSITEKLRSYLHESEYRYLVVLDDVWEEGSLLSCIKAALPAINDGSRLLMTTRDEDVASSWTTKLMGNIYQLKPLPDQEAWGLFCKKMFGNGGCPEELGSLASDIVRKCDGLPLTIVAVAGLLSTKRRDCSEWKKLCDTLGPEFAKNRHLKSSTRILLLSYDELPYYLKPCFLYFGMFPEDYAIDCMRLVRLWIAEGFIESCRGITLEEVALEYLTALVQRNLVQVLGRDVTGRCRSFRVHDVLREIILSKLEESGFSQVMAKDKFLVNTHFRRLSIHYCFDKSLQACSTTCNIRSVLVFDNEDITSFLTSSQLKIFRFLRVLDLQDASIYAIPEEVGDLRNLQLLSLRNTKVGTLPTSVGHLWNLQTLDLKSSYVSEIPSEAKSLQKLRHLLGYRSEPGPYAFSTAATKIPVGVLVNLLELQKLAFIDGSQKSLIIELRNLKQLTRLGIAGLTSDNGDDLCHAIKEMEHLRSLTIISTRSDEVLKVQNINQPPRFLERLYLVGALEKLPNWITGLNNLAKLALRYSRLQNDPAERLQELPNLIELDLYEAYDGTKLDFGMHGFRKLKVLRLFSLCNLKSIQGALPTLQNFRYRLCQQLVQVPPHIEPYLDLAISNLLRDRC; encoded by the exons ATGGCGGAAACTATAGTGGCATTTGCTATAGACAAGCTGCTTCAAATTGCAAACACAGAGGCGGATTTAGTGGGAAGCCTTCCTGGAGAGATCAAGTCAATCAGCAGAGAGCTACAGAGCATCAAAGCCATTCTAAAAGATGCCGAGAAAAAAGCAGAAGATGACGATGGCATCAAGGTATGGGTTAGCCAGGTTAGAGAAGTTGCATACCAGATAGAAGATGCCCTTGATGATTACTTGTTTCTTAAGCATGAGCGAGTTAATCAGCCGGTGACACCTCCACGAAGCTGCTTTAATTTGTTTAGAGTGGGTCAATGCTTCTTTCAACATAGGACAAAGCATGACTTGGTTATAACTATAAAAATGATCAGGGAAGAGATAGGAGAGATCAACAGGAGAAGGGAAAGGTATGAGTTCATGACCACAGAGAGGGTGCATCCAGAGCATACTAGTAGTTGGCAAGACATTTGCGCACTCTATGTGGACGATTCTGAGCTTGTTGGTATTGAAGAACCTAAGAATGAAGTCAGGAGACTATTGGGACAGAACGCTCTAGTAGCACTCGTGGGAATGGGAGGACTTGGAAAATCGACCCTTGCTCGGAAACTGTATAACCAAGTAAGGCGACGTTTCCATATCTATGCTTGGGTCACTGTATCTCGATCTTATAGTGTGGTGGACGTACTAAGAAGCATTTACAAGCAGTTTCTTGAGTCTGCCCAAGAGGACTCTAATTGGGTTCAACTTGATGATTCGTTGCAGAACCGTATGTCCATAACTGAGAAACTGCGGAGCTACCTTCACGAATCTGAATACAG ATACTTGGTTGTTCTAGACGATGTTTGGGAAGAAGGGTCACTACTAAGCTGCATAAAAGCTGCTTTACCAGCTATTAATGATGGCAGTAGACTATTGATGACCACGCGTGACGAAGATGTGGCTAGTTCTTGGACAACCAAATTAATGGGTAACATTTACCAGTTAAAGCCTTTGCCAGACCAGGAGGCTTGGGGTCTCTTCTGCAAGAAAATGTTTGGAAATGGGGGCTGCCCTGAAGAACTTGGGTCATTAGCATCTGACATTGTTAGGAAATGCGATGGATTACCTTTAACGATAGTGGCGGTTGCAGGTCTGTTGTCTACAAAAAGGAGGGACTGTTCGGAGTGGAAAAAGTTATGCGACACACTTGGCCCTGAGTTTGCTAAAAATCGTCACCTAAAAAGCAGCACAAGAATCCTGCTATTGAGCTATGACGAATTGCCTTATTATCTGAAACCTTGCTTTTTGTATTTTGGCATGTTTCCTGAGGATTACGCCATTGACTGTATGAGGCTAGTCCGCCTTTGGATTGCAGAAGGCTTTATCGAAAGTTGTCGAGGTATAACGCTTGAAGAGGTTGCTCTTGAGTATTTGACTGCCCTTGTCCAGAGAAATTTGGTTCAAGTTCTAGGGAGAGATGTAACAGGAAGATGTCGAAGTTTTCGAGTTCATGATGTTCTCCGTGAAATAATCCTCTCTAAGTTAGAGGAGTCGGGTTTCTCTCAAGTGATGGCTAAGGATAAATTCCTAGTGAACACCCATTTCCGCAGATTATCAATCCACTACTGCTTTGACAAATCATTACAAGCCTGTAGTACTACCTGCAACATCCGTTCAGTTCTTGTATTTGATAATGAGGATATAACTAGTTTCTTAACAAGCTCGCAGCTGAAAATCTTCCGCTTCCTAAGAGTTCTTGACCTTCAAGATGCTTCAATTTACGCTATTCCTGAAGAGGTGGGAGATCTGCGTAACTTGCAGCTTCTGAGCTTGAGAAATACCAAGGTCGGGACGCTTCCAACGAGTGTAGGTCACCTTTGGAACCTACAGACATTGGATCTCAAGAGCTCTTACGTTTCTGAAATACCAAGTGAAGCAAAGAGCCTTcaaaaattacgccacctcctaGGATATCGTTCTGAACCAGGGCCATACGCTTTCTCAACTGCAGCAACTAAGATACCCGTAGGAGTATTAGTTAACTTGCTGGAGCTGCAAAAGCTTGCATTCATTGATGGAAGCCAAAAGAGTCTAATAATTGAGTTGAGAAACTTAAAACAATTGACGAGGTTGGGAATCGCAGGGCTTACAAGTGACAATGGCGATGATCTTTGCCACGCCATTAAGGAGATGGAACATCTCAGATCATTGACGATAATATCAACACGAAGTGATGAAGTACTCAAGGTACAAAACATAAACCAACCACCTCGTTTTTTGGAACGACTTTACTTGGTGGGGGCTTTGGAAAAGTTGCCAAATTGGATAACGGGGCTTAATAACTTAGCCAAATTGGCGTTGAGATATTCACGACTCCAAAATGATCCAGCTGAGAGGCTCCAGGAGCTTCCTAATCTGATAGAGCTTGACCTTTACGAGGCATATGATGGAACGAAGCTTGATTTTGGAATGCATGGCTTTCGAAAACTCAAGGTGTTGCGCCTTTTCTCATTATGCAATTTGAAATCCATACAAGGAGCTCTTCCTACTCTCCAAAATTTTCGATATCGACTGTGCCAGCAACTGGTACAGGTGCCACCTCATATTGAACCCTACTTGGACTTGGCCATATCGAATTTGCTTCGAGATAGGTGTTAG